The sequence below is a genomic window from Actinomycetes bacterium.
CCGAGCCGACCTCAGAAGAAGAGAGAGCATGCCTCCGAAGAGCCGCACCGCGGGTGCCAAGAAGGTTCGCCGCAAGGAGAAGAAGAACGTGGCGCACGGCCACGCGCACATCAAGAGCACGTTCAACAACACGATCGTCTCGATCACCGACCCGCAGGGGAACGTGATCTCGTGGGCCTCGGCCGGCCACGTGGGCTTCAAGGGCTCGCGCAAGAGCACGCCGTTCGCCGCCCAGATGGCTGCCGAGGCGGCCGCGCGCCGGGCTCAGGAGCACGGCATGAAGAAGGTCGACGTCTTCGTCAAGGGTCC
It includes:
- the rpsK gene encoding 30S ribosomal protein S11 — translated: MPPKSRTAGAKKVRRKEKKNVAHGHAHIKSTFNNTIVSITDPQGNVISWASAGHVGFKGSRKSTPFAAQMAAEAAARRAQEHGMKKVDVFVKGPGSGRETAIRSLQATGLEVGSIQDVTPSPHNGCRPPKRRRV